The Juglans regia cultivar Chandler chromosome 2, Walnut 2.0, whole genome shotgun sequence genome includes a window with the following:
- the LOC109014490 gene encoding uncharacterized protein LOC109014490 — protein MLEPELCTSRILSPFREESGDEELSVLPRHTKVIVTGNNRTKSVLVGLQGVVKKAVGLGGWHWLVLKNGVEVKLQRNALSVLEHPTGHEEDEDHDYDISSSSSDIGEKDNDFSTSIEFHRLSKPRIRTKPWVTSASAKSTNRGCYRELQSIHAPQRRVNLAKLGTDSLWRYCRHFSLVSSNFNPSRDRLLNAAQRHVTQLEVDEAQVIPEFVHAAKRHKSTGKLR, from the exons ATGTTGGAGCCTGAGCTTTGTACTTCTAGGATTCTTTCGCCTTTCCGCGAGGAAAGTGGGGATGAGGAACTTTCCGTGCTTCCCAGGCATACCAAAGTTATTGTTACTGGAAACAACAGAACAAAGTCTGTGTTGGTGGGCTTGCAAGGCGTCGTCAAGAAGGCTGTTGGTCTTGGAGGTTGGCATTGGCTG GTTCTGAAAAACGGGGTTGAAGTAAAGCTGCAAAGAAACGCGTTGAGTGTGCTGGAACATCCTACTGGgcatgaagaagatgaggatcATGATTATGATATCTCTAGCAGTAGTTCTGACATTGGTGAAAAGGATAATGATTTTT CTACTAGTATTGAGTTCCACAGACTTAGTAAGCCAAGAATACGGACAAAGCCTTGGGTAACATCTGCATCAGCAAAGTCAACAAATCGTGGCTGTTACAGAGAACTTCAATCCATCCACGCACCTCAAAGA AGGGTAAACTTGGCCAAATTGGGTACGGACTCATTGTGGAGATATTGCAGACACTTCAGCCTT GTGAGCAGCAATTTTAATCCATCGAGGGACCGATTGCTTAACGCCGCACAGCGGCATGTCACTCAG CTAGAAGTGGACGAGGCACAAGTGATCCCTGAATTTGTTCATGCTGCCAAGAGACACAAGTCAACTGGCAAACTGAGATAA